In the genome of Oxalobacter aliiformigenes, one region contains:
- the lpxB gene encoding lipid-A-disaccharide synthase, with protein sequence MRSIAMVAGETSGDILGETLLSALRPQLPNTLMHGIGGARMAKYDFVSNWPMEKLAVNGLFEVLAHYREIRGIRNHLRDHLLAEKPDVFVGIDAPEFNLDLEVSLKKAGIRTVHFVSPSVWAWRSGRIKKIAEAVSRILVLFPFEEAIYQKAGIPVTCVGHPLAEAIPMRPDMNAARDNLGLDKDRPVIAIMPGSRMSELKYNSVPFVEAARLLLQRDPDIQFIIPMAGDEQLAFFTRLMRSVRLDDLPLKLMRGRSHAAITAADAVLVASGTATLEVALFKKPMVIAYRLMRATWEIARHIVKPPVGLPNILAGEMIVPELLQNAATGKALSDALWFQLTDQANRNRLQEKFVAMHYSLLRNTAQTSAQAVLDVMRQND encoded by the coding sequence ATGAGATCGATAGCCATGGTTGCCGGAGAAACATCCGGGGATATTCTCGGCGAGACACTGTTGTCGGCATTACGTCCCCAGTTGCCCAATACCCTGATGCACGGGATAGGAGGGGCGCGGATGGCGAAATACGATTTCGTCAGCAACTGGCCCATGGAAAAACTGGCTGTAAACGGTCTGTTCGAGGTCTTGGCGCATTATCGGGAAATCCGGGGCATTCGCAATCATTTGCGCGATCATCTGCTGGCTGAAAAACCGGATGTTTTTGTCGGCATTGATGCGCCTGAATTCAATCTCGATCTGGAAGTTTCCCTGAAAAAGGCGGGAATCAGGACCGTACATTTTGTCAGTCCGTCTGTCTGGGCATGGCGCAGTGGCCGTATCAAGAAAATTGCTGAAGCCGTTTCACGTATTCTGGTGTTGTTTCCTTTTGAAGAGGCCATTTATCAAAAGGCTGGTATACCGGTTACTTGTGTCGGGCATCCTCTGGCCGAAGCGATTCCAATGAGACCCGATATGAATGCTGCACGGGACAATCTTGGACTGGACAAGGACAGGCCGGTAATCGCTATTATGCCGGGCAGCAGAATGTCCGAACTGAAATACAACAGTGTTCCTTTTGTTGAGGCGGCCAGGTTATTGTTGCAGCGTGATCCGGATATCCAGTTCATTATTCCCATGGCGGGAGATGAACAACTGGCATTCTTTACCCGTCTCATGAGAAGTGTCCGTCTCGATGATCTGCCGCTGAAACTCATGAGAGGACGATCCCATGCAGCTATCACGGCGGCAGATGCTGTATTGGTGGCTTCAGGAACGGCAACTCTTGAGGTGGCACTTTTCAAAAAGCCGATGGTTATTGCCTATCGTCTGATGCGTGCGACATGGGAGATCGCCCGTCATATTGTCAAACCTCCAGTCGGATTGCCCAATATACTGGCAGGAGAAATGATTGTTCCGGAATTGCTTCAGAATGCCGCCACGGGAAAAGCGCTTTCCGATGCACTCTGGTTCCAGTTGACGGATCAGGCGAACAGGAATCGTTTGCAGGAAAAATTTGTCGCCATGCATTATTCATTGCTGCGCAATACAGCGCAAACAAGTGCACAGGCAGTGCTTGACGTAATGAGACAGAATGACTGA
- the lpxA gene encoding acyl-ACP--UDP-N-acetylglucosamine O-acyltransferase, whose amino-acid sequence MAIHPTAIIDPHAELDSSVEVGAYSIIGPDVRIGARTRIGPHVVIEGHTTIGEDNHIFQFASLGGVPQDKKYAGELTKLEIGDRNTIREFCTFNLGTVQDEGVTRLGNDNWIMAYVHLAHDCQVGSHTIFANSAQLAGHVHIGDWVILGGFTLIHQFCRVGDHAMTGFGSHISQDIAPFLMVSGTPTSTYGINSVGLKRRGFTTEQIADIRKAYKTVYRSGLSLEEAKSRLLEEAAASQEAADYIRQMHTFIEGAQRGLLR is encoded by the coding sequence ATGGCCATTCATCCTACTGCAATAATTGATCCACATGCTGAGCTGGACAGTTCAGTGGAAGTCGGTGCTTATTCGATTATCGGCCCGGATGTCAGAATCGGGGCACGGACAAGGATCGGGCCTCATGTTGTTATCGAAGGACACACGACGATTGGTGAGGACAATCACATTTTCCAGTTTGCTTCTCTGGGGGGGGTACCGCAGGATAAAAAATATGCTGGAGAACTGACAAAACTGGAAATCGGTGATCGCAATACCATTCGGGAATTCTGCACATTCAATCTGGGAACCGTTCAGGACGAAGGTGTCACCCGTCTGGGGAATGACAACTGGATCATGGCGTATGTGCATCTGGCTCACGATTGCCAGGTCGGAAGCCATACGATTTTTGCCAACAGTGCGCAGCTGGCTGGTCATGTCCATATCGGCGACTGGGTTATTTTGGGAGGATTTACGCTGATTCACCAGTTCTGCCGGGTTGGGGATCATGCGATGACAGGGTTCGGTTCACATATATCCCAGGATATCGCGCCTTTCCTGATGGTATCCGGAACGCCGACATCGACTTATGGTATCAATTCGGTAGGACTCAAACGTCGCGGTTTCACTACGGAACAGATTGCCGATATCCGTAAGGCATACAAGACGGTTTACCGTTCGGGCCTGTCTCTTGAAGAAGCCAAGTCCAGATTGCTGGAAGAGGCCGCCGCTTCGCAGGAAGCGGCCGATTATATCCGGCAGATGCATACTTTTATCGAGGGGGCGCAAAGAGGATTGTTGCGATAA
- the fabZ gene encoding 3-hydroxyacyl-ACP dehydratase FabZ produces the protein MKSLNIHQIRELLPHRYPMLLVDRVLDWEAGKKITAIKNVTANEEFFNGHFPNHPVMPGVLIIEALAQTAAIFAFMSHDSKLDKDAVVYFATIDSARFKRPVEPGDQLVMEAELIRSSRGMWKFRTRGLVDGQLAVEAELMCAIRGGVVSQKADS, from the coding sequence ATGAAGAGTTTGAATATTCATCAGATCAGGGAGTTGTTGCCTCATCGTTATCCCATGTTGCTGGTTGATCGCGTATTAGACTGGGAAGCGGGTAAGAAGATTACTGCCATCAAGAATGTCACGGCTAACGAGGAATTTTTCAACGGCCATTTTCCGAATCATCCGGTAATGCCAGGTGTGCTGATTATCGAGGCATTGGCTCAAACGGCAGCCATCTTCGCTTTCATGTCACATGACAGCAAGCTGGACAAGGATGCTGTGGTTTATTTCGCGACGATTGACAGTGCTCGTTTCAAACGTCCGGTTGAACCGGGTGATCAGCTTGTCATGGAAGCGGAACTGATCCGCAGCTCGAGAGGCATGTGGAAATTCAGGACGAGAGGTCTGGTGGATGGCCAGCTGGCGGTCGAAGCCGAGTTGATGTGCGCCATTCGGGGCGGTGTAGTCTCCCAGAAAGCAGATTCCTGA
- the lpxD gene encoding UDP-3-O-(3-hydroxymyristoyl)glucosamine N-acyltransferase: MSINLQELVDRFGGQLIGDGSIEVTGFAPLDNADSEHITFLTNPRLRHEVGRCKAAALIISPRDNQLVGDLFKGSRIVTKNPYAYFAHAAQLFESFKTVPPVAGIHSSAVVDPSAKVARSATIGPFVTIEAGAEIGENCLIEAGCFIGKNAKIGAGCHFFPRVVFLQGCEIGERGVLRPGAVIGCEGFGFANEDGVWVKIPQTGRVIIGSDVQIGANTTVDRGALSDTVIENGVKLDNQIQIGHNCHIGENSAMAGCVGVAGSAIFGKRCTVGGAAMIGGHLTIADGVHITAASVVQSSVTEPGVYSGFYPLAKHAEWEKTAVLTRKLGSMRDRIRELEKTIQSITKTKK; encoded by the coding sequence ATGTCGATAAATCTTCAGGAACTGGTTGACCGCTTCGGCGGTCAACTTATTGGTGATGGCAGTATCGAAGTGACAGGATTTGCCCCGCTGGATAATGCAGATTCCGAACATATCACTTTTTTGACCAATCCTCGTTTGCGTCATGAAGTTGGCCGGTGCAAGGCAGCGGCATTGATCATTTCTCCCAGGGACAATCAGCTTGTCGGCGATCTTTTCAAAGGCTCTCGCATCGTCACCAAGAACCCTTATGCCTATTTTGCTCATGCGGCGCAGTTGTTCGAGAGTTTCAAAACCGTTCCACCTGTTGCCGGAATTCATTCCAGCGCGGTTGTCGATCCTTCCGCAAAAGTGGCGCGCAGTGCGACGATTGGTCCTTTCGTCACGATTGAAGCCGGTGCAGAAATCGGAGAAAACTGTCTGATTGAAGCAGGCTGTTTCATTGGAAAGAATGCGAAAATTGGCGCGGGCTGTCATTTCTTTCCACGGGTTGTATTCCTCCAGGGCTGTGAAATCGGTGAACGGGGCGTGTTGCGTCCAGGTGCCGTTATCGGTTGCGAAGGGTTCGGATTTGCCAATGAAGATGGGGTATGGGTCAAGATTCCGCAGACAGGACGGGTGATCATCGGTAGTGATGTGCAGATCGGTGCCAATACCACGGTGGATCGGGGGGCACTGTCGGATACGGTTATTGAGAATGGTGTCAAACTGGATAATCAGATCCAGATAGGTCATAACTGTCATATCGGTGAAAATTCGGCGATGGCGGGGTGTGTCGGTGTAGCGGGAAGTGCCATATTCGGCAAACGCTGTACCGTTGGCGGTGCCGCCATGATCGGAGGACATCTCACTATTGCCGATGGTGTCCATATCACGGCAGCCAGCGTTGTGCAAAGTTCGGTTACAGAGCCCGGTGTTTATTCCGGTTTTTATCCGTTGGCCAAACATGCCGAGTGGGAAAAGACGGCTGTACTGACACGAAAACTGGGTTCCATGCGTGATAGAATCCGTGAACTTGAAAAAACCATCCAATCAATAACAAAAACGAAAAAATGA
- a CDS encoding OmpH family outer membrane protein, producing MTARKAAVLAFCFCAFGLVHAQEYKIGYINPDRIMSESAPAKAAEKKLESDFSKRNKELRDTQARLKSMGEKLDKDMPVLSESQRIKRQRELADLSQDFQRKQRAYREDFMQRRNEEIAKVFDRVNKEINKIAKDGKYDLIVQDAVYISPRVDITEQVLKALNN from the coding sequence ATGACTGCAAGAAAAGCGGCTGTATTGGCATTCTGCTTTTGTGCTTTTGGACTGGTTCATGCGCAGGAATACAAGATCGGCTACATCAATCCGGACCGGATCATGAGTGAATCCGCACCGGCCAAGGCTGCCGAGAAAAAACTGGAAAGCGATTTTTCGAAACGGAACAAAGAATTGCGGGATACACAGGCTCGGCTGAAATCCATGGGAGAGAAACTGGACAAGGACATGCCTGTTCTGTCTGAATCGCAGCGGATCAAACGCCAGCGTGAACTGGCCGATCTCAGTCAGGATTTCCAGCGTAAACAGCGTGCTTACCGTGAGGATTTCATGCAACGCCGCAATGAAGAAATCGCCAAGGTATTCGATAGGGTCAACAAGGAAATCAACAAGATTGCCAAGGATGGGAAATATGACCTGATCGTGCAGGATGCCGTTTATATTTCTCCGCGTGTTGACATTACTGAACAGGTATTGAAAGCACTTAACAACTAA